From Alkalibacter saccharofermentans DSM 14828, the proteins below share one genomic window:
- the lgt gene encoding prolipoprotein diacylglyceryl transferase, translating to MPDPIAFSLFGLEVRWYGILISSAILIGILIATHRGKKQGIISDDILDIVLVSIPAAMIGARLYYVAFKLDYYLANPKEIFMIWEGGLAIHGGLIGAFLTGYVVCRVKKLKFTKVLDVFAPAFPLGQSIGRWGNYFNQEAYGAETDLPWAITVMDPVKGLIQVHPTFLYESIWNLLVLGIVLFYEKTKKKFDGELILIYGIYYSAGRFFIEGLRTDSLMFMNMRVAQLISFAVIMICTLYLKKIRSQSPIK from the coding sequence ATTCGGCTTGGAAGTAAGATGGTATGGAATATTGATTTCATCGGCGATATTGATCGGAATCCTTATCGCAACCCATAGAGGCAAGAAACAGGGAATTATAAGTGATGATATACTGGATATTGTGCTGGTGAGCATTCCTGCCGCAATGATCGGGGCAAGATTGTACTACGTCGCGTTCAAGCTAGATTATTATCTTGCCAATCCCAAAGAAATTTTTATGATATGGGAAGGAGGACTTGCCATACATGGAGGTTTGATTGGAGCCTTTTTAACCGGTTATGTGGTATGCCGTGTTAAAAAACTGAAATTTACGAAAGTCCTAGACGTTTTTGCACCTGCATTTCCTTTAGGACAAAGCATAGGAAGATGGGGCAATTATTTCAATCAGGAGGCATACGGAGCTGAAACGGATTTGCCATGGGCTATAACCGTCATGGATCCGGTAAAAGGTCTTATACAAGTGCACCCCACGTTTTTGTATGAATCCATTTGGAATCTACTGGTTCTGGGAATAGTTCTTTTTTATGAAAAGACTAAGAAAAAGTTTGACGGAGAACTAATACTTATATATGGCATATATTACTCAGCGGGAAGGTTTTTCATAGAAGGGCTTCGAACGGATAGCCTGATGTTCATGAATATGCGAGTAGCCCAGCTTATAAGCTTCGCAGTGATAATGATCTGTACCTTGTATCTAAAGAAAATAAGAAGTCAAAGCCCGATAAAATAA